TCGATGTACCAGATGGAGTGGTGGTCCATGATGCGGCCGGCGTTCTTCCTGCCGCCCTGGAGGGCCCCTCGCACCACCTGCGCATGGTTGTTCTTCAGGTCGAGGTCCCCATCCAGCAGCACGCTGTGGAGGAGGATCAGGTAGGCCTCCTCATCCGCGCCCATCACCGTGGCCGGGCCGAGGTGGTTGCGCGACGGGCCGGGGTACTCGGTGACGCACTGGGGGGCGAGGAGCGCCAACGCGAGCAGTGCGAGGAAGAGCGAGTGCGAACGGGAGGCCGCCATCGGCTCGCACCATAGCGCCCCGTCCCCGCGAGCGGATCCCGCCGGGCGGGCGGCCAGGGGAGCAACCCCTCTCCCTCCAGCGTTTCCGGGAGGGGACCCGCCGGCACTTCTCCTCGTGCGGAGGAGGCAGGAGGCCGCGTTGCACTTCACGAAAATGGGGCTGTACACTTCCCCCAGGGTTCGCATTCATGCCAGGGCTTCGCGTCGGGGCGGCCACGCTCACGCGACGCGAGCGGCCCCATGATGATGACCCCGACTCCCAACAGGCGCATCCTCATCGTCGATGACAATGAGGACATCCATGACGATTTCCGCCGGATCCTCCAGCCCCGTGTGGACACCTCCGAGCTGGATGACCTGGAGGTGATGCTCCTGGGTGAGACCTCGGCCGCGCCCAGGCCACCCACGTTCGAGCTGACGAGTGCCCACCAGGGCGCCGAGGCGCTCGAGAAGATCCGCGAGGCGCTGAAGGCCGGCACCCCCTACGCGCTCGCGTTCATCGACATGCGGATGCCGCCCGGGTGGGATGGCGTCGAGACGCTCTCGCGCATCTGGCAGGAGGATCACCGCCTCCAGGCCGTCATCTGCTCGGCGTACTCGGACTTCTCGTGGGAGAGCATCTGCTCCCGGTTCGGCCAGACGGATCGCTTCCTCATCCTCAAGAAGCCGTTCGACGCCGTCGAGGTCCGTCAGATGGCCTGTGCGCTGGTGGAGAAGTGGTCCCACCACACCGCGAGCCAGCACGCCGCGCAGGCGCTGCACGGGAACGAGGCGCGGCTGCGCGCGCTGCTCCAGGTGCTCCCGGACGCGTTGCTGCGCGTCGCCGCGGACGGCACCTGTCTCGAGTTCCTGCCGTCCCGCGAGGCCACCCCGGCCCCCCGGCTGGCCTTCCCTCCAGGCGCGAAGCTGGCGGACACCCTGCCGGCGGACGCCGCCCGGGAGCTGCTCGCCCACCTGAGCCAGGCCCTCGGCGGAGGCCCGGCGCGGGTCTTCGAGCTCGAGCTCCCCGTGGAGGGCGAGGTGCGGTGCTTCGAGGCGCGGCTCGCCGCCATCCCCCCGGCGGAGGCATTCGTGCTGCTGCGCGACGTCACCGCGCACCGGCGCGCGGGGGCCGCCGCCCGGAACCCTCGTCCCTGAAGCCACACCGAGCCTGGAAGAGAGCACATGACATCCCTCGCACGCAGCCCCCTCCTGCTCCTCGGCCTCGCCGGAGCCTTCGCTCTTGGGGGCAGCGTCGCTCTGTGGTCGTCCACCGATGAGCCGGAGGCCGTGCGTTCACCGGCCGCCGCGCCAGCGCCCGCCGTGACGGGGCCCACCGCGTCCGCCGGCAAGCCCGTCCGGCTCGCCATGTCCGCCGCCTTCGTCTCGGAGTCGGGGGTCGGCATCTACGCACAGCTCGCCAGTTACCTGACGCGGAAGACCGGCATCCAGACCGAGTTCGTCAGCGGCCTGGCGTACGGCACCATCAACAGCATGCTCGAGGAGGGGACCGTGCACTGCGGCTTCATCTGCGGGCTGCCGTACGTCCTGCTCCACGACAACCCCCAGCCCGCCGCCCAGCTCATCGCCGCGCCCATCATGAAGGCCGCCCGCTACCAGGGGCAGCCCAAGTACTTCTCGGATCTCATCGTCCGCAAGGACAGCCCCTTCCAGAGCCTCCATGATCTGAAGGGCCGCACCTACGTCTACAACGATGAGCTCTCCAACTCGGGCTACAACCTGCCCCGCTACCGCATGCTCCAGCTCGGGCTGACGAAGGGCTTCTTCGGCAAGGTGCTCCGCTCCGGCTCCCACGAGGAGTCCATCCGCATGGTGGCGGCCGGCGAGGCGGATGCGAGCTTCGTCGACAGCCTCGTGCTCGATTACGACCGGGAGAAGGGCCTCGGACACGCCCAGGAGGTCCGGGTCATCGAGAGCGCCGGCCCGGCCGGCATCTGCCCGCTCGTCGCGTCCTCCAAGATGCCCGCGGAGCTGCGCGACAAGCTCCAGCACGTGCTCGTGACGATGCACGAGGACCCGGAGGGGCGGAAGCTCCTCGACGAGGCCCTGTTGGACCGGTTCTCCCTCGTGGAGGACAGCAACTACGACGACATCCGCTCCATGAAAGAGGCCGCGGAGAAGGCGGGCTTCACCGTCATCCGGTGAGCACGGGAGGAATACGGATGGCGTACAAGCTGCGGAAGCTGCTCTGGCCCTTGTTGGGGATGCTCGCGCTGAGCATCGCCCTGCAGGCGGCCTCGTTGGTGGCGGTGCTGGAGATCGAGGAGCGGGTGTTCCGGAACCGGCAGGCCGCCGCGGCCGCGGCGAGCCTGTACGACACCGCCGAGCAGTTCGAGAACGCGACCTACCTCGCCCTCGTCGGGCTGGCCGCGTCCGATTGGGAGATGTTGCTCCGGCAGCGGACGGCCGCCCAGGCCCTGTCCGAGCGCTTCACGGCCCTGAGCGGGGAGATGTCGCGGGTGTATGGCCCGGGGAACGGCGGGGTGTTGCCGCCCGAGAGCATCCAGGATCCCGAGGTCTACGGGGCGCTCACCGCCCTGGTGGGGTTGTGGGACAAGGCCAAAGCGGTCCATGTGCGCGTCCTCCGCTCCGAGAACCGCTCGCTCAAGAACAATCCCGATCTGGAGGAGTTCCGCGCCGCGTCGCGGAGCCTGTCCGAAGCGGCCAGGGACGTCGCCGGGCTGCTTCAGCACCGCTCCCGGGACGAGCTGTGGCTGCTCGGCCGCGTCCAACGCGTCATCCCGGTGGGCACCTTCCTGCTGACGATCGTGCTCTTCGGGTTCGTGATCAAACGCATCTTCCTGCCCTTCGTCGCCTCGACGGAGGAGCTCGAGCAGAGCGAGGCCGCGCTGCGCTGGGCCCGCGATGAGCTGGAGCTGCGCGTCATCGAACGGACCGACGAGCTCGCGCGGGCCAACGAGGCGCTGCGCCATGCCCACGATGACCTCGAGGTCCGCGTCAAGGAGCGCACACAGGAGCTGAAGGACACCCAGCGCCGCTCCGTGGAGCTCGCGCGCCAGGCGGGCATGGCCGAGCTCGCCACGAACGTGCTCCACAACGTGGGCAACGTCCTGAACAGCATCAACACCTCGGCCACCATCCTCGGCGAGCGGCTGCGAGCACTCCGCCTGCCGTCGCTGCTCAAGCTGGCCGGGTTGCTGGAGGAGCACCGCGCCGATCTCGGCACCTTCATGACGGGGGACGAGCGCGGGCGGCGCCTGCCCGAGTTCCTCGGCAAGCTCGGGGAGAACCTGTCCGCCGAGCGCGACGAGATGCTGGCCATGACGGCGGCCCTCCACCGCCACGTCGAGCACATCCGGACGATCGTCGAGCTGCAGCAGGGCTACGCCATGTCCTCGAGCCTCGTGGAGGCGGTCTCCCTGGAGGAGTTGATCGAGGACGCCATCCGCATCAACGGGGCGGCGCTCGGGCGGCATGGTGTCTCGCTCGAGCGGCACATCGTCCCGCTGCCGCGCTTGATGGTGGACAAGCACAAGCTGCTGCAGATCGTCCTCAACCTCATCAGCAACGCGAAGTACGCGCTGAACGACAACCCGCCCGGCGAGCGGCGGCTCACCGTGAAGGTCGAGCGCCCCACGGAGGAGCTCGTGCGCGTGCAGGTGTGCGACAACGGGATGGGGATCGCACCGGAGCTGCTCACGAAGATCTTCCAGCATGGCTTCACCACGCGGAAGGAGGGGCACGGCTTCGGCCTGCACTCGTGCGCGATCGCCGCCCGCTCGATGGAGGGCTCACTCGAGGCGCACAGCGACGGCCCCGGGAAGGGGGCCACCTTCACGCTGGTGCTGCCCTTCCGGCCCGAGACCGGGGCGGAGCGGGTGTCCGCCTAGGGGCGCTGACGCCGCTCGCGCTCCTCCAGGATTGCGCGCACCTTCCTGGCGAGCCCCTGGACATGGGGCTCCGCCAGCAGGGTCACGTGATTGCCGGGCACGACGTGGACCTCGACGCCCTCGGCGGCCAGGGGAATCCACGCCAGCTCGGGATGGCGCGGGTTGATGGCATCCCGCTCCTGGGCATGGAAGAAGACCAGCCGGCCTGGATAGGGGCGCGGCGCATACGCGAACATGGCCGCGGCGTTCTCCTGGAACACCCGGAGGAATACTTCGCTCCGGGGCAGCAGGGCCTCCAGCTCTCCCTCCTGTCCGGACGGGCGTAGGAAGAGCTCCCGGAAGAGCTCGGGCGCCATCCGGTGGAAGTACTCCTGGATCTCCTCCTGGGAACCCAGGTTGACCGGCATCTGCCCGGGCCCTGGCGAGTCCATGAGCACCAGCGCCTCCACCTGCTCGCGCCGCGCCAGCAGTTGCTGGGCCATCTCGTACGCCACGATGCCCCCGAACGAGTGTCCCGCGAGGCGGTACGGCCCCGACGGCTGGCGGGTGCGCACGGCCTCCACGTACAGCGTGGCCATGGCCTCGATGTTCCCGGCGGGCAGCTCACCGGGCTCGAGCCCCCGTGCGCGCACGCCGTAGATGGGCAGCCTCGGATCGAGCATCCGCGCCAGGGCCTGGTACGTGAACACGGTGCCTCCCACCGGGTGCAGCAGGAAGAGCGGGCGCCGTCGCGGATCCCCCCGGTTCAGCTCGATCAGCAGCGGCGAGCCTTCGCTGGGCGCCGTTCCGCGGCTGGTCTCCTGGATGAACGACGTCAGCCGCGCGATCGTCCGGTGCTCGAGGAGCCGTTGCTGGGGGAAGTCGATCCGGAACGCCTCGCGGATGCGGGCGCCAAGCTGGACGGCGAGCAGCGAGTGGCCTCCCAGATCGAAGAAGTCCTGGTGGGGGCCCACTTCACGGATGCCCAGCAGCTCGCTCCAGAGCTCCATCAGCGCCGCCTGGGTGGGATCTCCTTCTTCCACGGCACGCGCGGGCGCCGGAGCGGGGGAGGGCGATGACGCCGCCTGATCCGTCCAGTAGCGCTGACGCTCGAAGGGGTACGTCGGCAGGGGCACGCGCCGGCCCCGCTCGCCCGGGTTCAGGCCGCTCCAGTCGATGGGGGCTCCGCCGCTCCAGGCCTCTCCCACCTGCGACAGGAAGAACTCCGCGTCCTCTACCGGCAGGCCCCGGAGGGGCAGCGACGAGAGCACGGCGTGGGACTCGCCAAACCCCGGACACTGGCGCACCAGTCCGCCCAACGCCTGTCCCGGGCCCACCTCCACCAGCAGCCGCTCCGCTCCCTCCAGCAGGCTCGCCACGCCGTCCGCGAACCGCACCGGCTGGCGCAGGTGCTGGACCCAGTAGTCTGGATCCATCGCCTGGGCCTCGGTGATCCACGTCCCCGTGACATTCGAGACGAAGGGGATGGTTGGCGCGGAGAGGCGGACCCGCCGCAGCTGCTCGGCGAACGGGGCCAGCACGG
The sequence above is drawn from the Archangium gephyra genome and encodes:
- a CDS encoding response regulator, with translation MMMTPTPNRRILIVDDNEDIHDDFRRILQPRVDTSELDDLEVMLLGETSAAPRPPTFELTSAHQGAEALEKIREALKAGTPYALAFIDMRMPPGWDGVETLSRIWQEDHRLQAVICSAYSDFSWESICSRFGQTDRFLILKKPFDAVEVRQMACALVEKWSHHTASQHAAQALHGNEARLRALLQVLPDALLRVAADGTCLEFLPSREATPAPRLAFPPGAKLADTLPADAARELLAHLSQALGGGPARVFELELPVEGEVRCFEARLAAIPPAEAFVLLRDVTAHRRAGAAARNPRP
- the phnD gene encoding phosphate/phosphite/phosphonate ABC transporter substrate-binding protein, producing the protein MTSLARSPLLLLGLAGAFALGGSVALWSSTDEPEAVRSPAAAPAPAVTGPTASAGKPVRLAMSAAFVSESGVGIYAQLASYLTRKTGIQTEFVSGLAYGTINSMLEEGTVHCGFICGLPYVLLHDNPQPAAQLIAAPIMKAARYQGQPKYFSDLIVRKDSPFQSLHDLKGRTYVYNDELSNSGYNLPRYRMLQLGLTKGFFGKVLRSGSHEESIRMVAAGEADASFVDSLVLDYDREKGLGHAQEVRVIESAGPAGICPLVASSKMPAELRDKLQHVLVTMHEDPEGRKLLDEALLDRFSLVEDSNYDDIRSMKEAAEKAGFTVIR
- a CDS encoding sensor histidine kinase, translating into MAYKLRKLLWPLLGMLALSIALQAASLVAVLEIEERVFRNRQAAAAAASLYDTAEQFENATYLALVGLAASDWEMLLRQRTAAQALSERFTALSGEMSRVYGPGNGGVLPPESIQDPEVYGALTALVGLWDKAKAVHVRVLRSENRSLKNNPDLEEFRAASRSLSEAARDVAGLLQHRSRDELWLLGRVQRVIPVGTFLLTIVLFGFVIKRIFLPFVASTEELEQSEAALRWARDELELRVIERTDELARANEALRHAHDDLEVRVKERTQELKDTQRRSVELARQAGMAELATNVLHNVGNVLNSINTSATILGERLRALRLPSLLKLAGLLEEHRADLGTFMTGDERGRRLPEFLGKLGENLSAERDEMLAMTAALHRHVEHIRTIVELQQGYAMSSSLVEAVSLEELIEDAIRINGAALGRHGVSLERHIVPLPRLMVDKHKLLQIVLNLISNAKYALNDNPPGERRLTVKVERPTEELVRVQVCDNGMGIAPELLTKIFQHGFTTRKEGHGFGLHSCAIAARSMEGSLEAHSDGPGKGATFTLVLPFRPETGAERVSA